The DNA segment CACCTATCGCGACGCGCGCGATTTTGCGCAGGCCGACGAGTACGAGCAGCGGGCGATCGAGTTTGCCCACGGCGCCGGCAGCGAACGGTTGGTCGCCCTGGCCCGTCTGGGGCGTGCCGAGATCACCTTCCGGCGCGGCGACACGCAGCTGGCCGGGGCGAGTGCGCGTCGCGTCGCCGAGGACTTCGCTCGGCTCACCGATCCGATTCGCGAGGGCGATGCGCGGCGCCTGTCGGGGCTCGCGCACCTGGCCGATGGTCGCCCCGACATGGCACGCCGGGAGATTGCGCAGGCGCTCGAGCTCGCGCGGCAGCATCAGGGGGCGTTGGTCGAGGCCGAGTCCCTGCGGGCCCTCGCCGAGTTGGAGTCGTCGCTGGGGGACCTTCCGGCCGCACGCGGTGCCGCCGAGGAGGCGATTGCGATCTGGGAGCGCCTGGGCTCCGTCGAGGAGGTGGCGGCGATGCGCGAGTGGCTCGACCTCCTGCCGGCCCGCTCTCGCTGATCGGCGTGTGACGCGGTAGTATCGGGGGGCCTCGCTCCCCCCTCCCACCGCTCCGTCATGTCGTCGACTCGGCCTGGCATCGCCACGCTGTTCCAAGGCGTCGTCTCGCGCCTCGTCATCTACTACGCAGGGCTCGCCGCGGCCTTGAGCGGGACGTGGATGCTCCTGTCGGTGAGCGCACGCGACCAGGTGCGCGAGGCGCTCGCCCCGATCCTGGGCGTGGGCGTCGCCACGCCGGTCCCCTCCGGGATCCCGGGGCTCTCCGGTATTGCGCCTGGCGGAAGCCTCGCCACGCTGCCGCCCGGGCTGGTCGCCCTGCTCGCGGCCGTCGCCTGCATCGCCGCCGTGCTCCTCGCCCTCCCCGTGGCGTGGACGTACATGTTCACGCGGCAGAAGAAGGGATACTCGCAGTCGGTCGTGCACACGCTCGTCCTCCTCCCCGCCGTGGTAGCAGCCGTGGCGGTCCTCGTGCGCAACAGCGTGGCGCTGGCCTTCTCGCTCGCCGGCATCGTCGCGGCGGTGCGCTTCCGCACGTCGCTCGAGGACTCCAAGGATGCCGTCTACGTCTTCGTGGTGAGTGCGCTGGGACTGGCCTGCGGCGTGCAGCTCGAGGTCGCGCTCGTGCTGTCGCTGCTGTACATCATCGTCGCCCTCGCCCTCTGGCAGACCGACTTCGCCCGCACCCCGCCCGCGCTCGAGGGCAAGCGCGCGGAGCAGCACATGGTGCGGGCCATGGCCATCGCCAACCGCACGAGCCAGTTTGTCGCCCGGCTTGATCGCGAGATCCTGGAGACGCTCGCCCCCGAGCAGCTCGACGCGCTGGCGAAGCGCGTGCGGCGGCGGCGCGAGGAGGTCCCGGTGTCGGGCGAGGAGCCGGCGGAGGACCGCCCGAAGTTCGACGGGCGCCTGACGATCATCGTCGCCGGAACCGACGACGCGCGACCGGTGCTCGAGGCGATCCTCACCACGCACGCCCGGAAGTTCGAACTGATCCGCAGTTCGATGGCCGACAGTGAGACGACGCTCGTCTATGCCGTGCGCGCCCGGAAGGGACAGCGGCTGGCCGAACTCGCGCAGGCAATGCAGGTGGAAGGGGTCCCGTACGTGGCGAAGGCCACGGCGGAGCAGTGGATGTGAGCCACCGGAGGACAGGACGGATGAATCGCTCGCGATGGATCGGATTGCTCCTGGCGGTGTCGTGCGCGGTGGCGCTCGTCCCGGCGACGACCGCGGGGCGGCTCGCCGCGCAGGACACGCTGTCGACCAAGGGGAAGAAGGGCGAGAAGGGCGACAAGGGGCCCAAAGGCGAGAAGGCCCCGAAAGGCGAGAAAGGCGAGAAAGGCGAGAATGGCGACAAGGGCGACAAGGGCGAGACCGCGACGTCGCGCGCCAAGATCGCCAAGGACAGCCTCGAAGCGCTCGCACGCCCCCTGTTCGCCACGCGCGAGCCGCTCGCGTTCACGCTCATCGCCAACTTCGGCAACATCGCGAAGGACCGCGACTCCACCAGCAAGGTGCGCCACCCGGCCACGCTCGTGGTGGTCGACAGCGCCGGGAGCGAGCGCAAGATCCCCGTGCAGTTGCGGACCCGCGGCCACTTCCGCCTCAAGCGCAGCACCTGCCGCTTCGTGAACCTGCTCGTCCTCTTTCCGGGG comes from the Gemmatimonadota bacterium genome and includes:
- a CDS encoding tetratricopeptide repeat protein; this translates as MFAPDADPTLTTARAAAQGGEWARVRELLDGQPVARELSDAALLLAEASLRLGLPERARLWLGEVIPVFETRGDRAALRRGVNMLGAACWELGELDDAESAWDRAILLAQADGDTLLLANATNNLGALANLRGRRENALGMYHLAIPAYQRLGHAVGIAQCYHNMAITYRDARDFAQADEYEQRAIEFAHGAGSERLVALARLGRAEITFRRGDTQLAGASARRVAEDFARLTDPIREGDARRLSGLAHLADGRPDMARREIAQALELARQHQGALVEAESLRALAELESSLGDLPAARGAAEEAIAIWERLGSVEEVAAMREWLDLLPARSR
- a CDS encoding DUF4956 domain-containing protein; amino-acid sequence: MSSTRPGIATLFQGVVSRLVIYYAGLAAALSGTWMLLSVSARDQVREALAPILGVGVATPVPSGIPGLSGIAPGGSLATLPPGLVALLAAVACIAAVLLALPVAWTYMFTRQKKGYSQSVVHTLVLLPAVVAAVAVLVRNSVALAFSLAGIVAAVRFRTSLEDSKDAVYVFVVSALGLACGVQLEVALVLSLLYIIVALALWQTDFARTPPALEGKRAEQHMVRAMAIANRTSQFVARLDREILETLAPEQLDALAKRVRRRREEVPVSGEEPAEDRPKFDGRLTIIVAGTDDARPVLEAILTTHARKFELIRSSMADSETTLVYAVRARKGQRLAELAQAMQVEGVPYVAKATAEQWM